One window of Metopolophium dirhodum isolate CAU chromosome 3, ASM1992520v1, whole genome shotgun sequence genomic DNA carries:
- the LOC132941107 gene encoding aryl hydrocarbon receptor protein 1 isoform X4, with amino-acid sequence MAVAAVTAPPVQPVNPLSTVYATKRRRRNGKSVKTTPKDGGVGKSNPSKRHRERLNAELDTLANLLPFEHNILSKLDRLSILRLSVSYLRTKSYFQVTMHKSKEEQANVTSSQYQRSRTCPEPHHLYLDGDMFLQALNGFLVMLTCDGEVFFATHTIENYLGFHQSDIVHQSVYELVHSEDREELQRQLMWNSAIPTEPGSPSPSITLHEALHPDNCRLLQRSFTIRFRCLLDNTSGFLRLDVRGRIKVIHGQNRKSDEPPPLGLFALCTPFGPPSLLEIPHKEVMFKSKHKLDLSLVSMDQRGKLLLGYCDSELANMGGYDLVHYDDLAYVASAHQELLKTGASGMIAYRVQTKPGTWQWLQTSSRLVYKNSKPDFVIGTHRPLMEEEGRDLLGKRTMDFKVSYLDAGLTNSYFSDSEQLSGSLTTSTTAAATAGSGTTGSAGQTQPSQPRRRYKTHLRDFLSTCRTKRKLSASTATPAPTVAATVAVEYPAAVQAPSLPSVPPPTADVLYTNLNTAALYSAGPYNGAVVADNGGYHQSNFHQTLYDTRIPYLTATDNLFQYRPLGNYYTEYHTPATTPYMGNGFLDISPRGPVQCGLPTYDQLTTVATATVGGRECSDKLYGSPPVVSMDHQQQQQQHLHHHHHHHQQQQHQQQQHQQQQQSGEDNIGKCHMDTSTAAAAGLPYLVPLCDVQFRTKSSSPPVPNGLKIEDSKSEYGMQSSDSDVPRQTVLMWGTCVGDSSSSSPPNQSPGGGGNGVNNNNGGGGGGVGGGVNGSGSGTGGGGAGCANGGAGGGASVTGNVGSGSAGGDGGGDPRTSPQINGHPPSPYAQRKKMSPPAPQQPPTGSPSDQLCKSHQQADMPDTPPSPTVAAAAAAAAAAAYANHHHYHHQNQYHHHHHQQHHMTGGPEQQQQQQHHQQQHHIHHQQQQQQQQQQQQQQQQQQQQQQQQQQQQQHGRCLSSRSVPPQQLLSSVQSHCSPPNRCNAGAGAVPESVSVTVKSQDCSPLLSISEVTNTLLNQ; translated from the exons tgtgAAGACGACGCCCAAAGACGGTGGCGTGGGAAAGAGTAACCCAAGCAAGCGGCACCGCGAACGGTTGAACGCCGAGCTGGACACGCTGGCCAACCTGTTGCCGTTCGAACACAACATATTATCCAAGTTGGACCGGCTGTCTATACTCCGGTTGTCCGTCAGCTACCTGCGTACCAAGAGCTATTTCCAAG ttactATGCACAAGTCCAAAGAAGAACAAGCCAATGTTACCAGCTCCCAGTACCAGCGTTCCAGGACGTGCCCGGAGCCACATCATTTGTACTTGGACGGAGACATGTTCCTACAA GCATTAAACGGCTTTTTGGTGATGCTCACCTGTGACGGGGAGGTTTTCTTTGCGACACATACCATAGAAAATTATCTTGGCTTCCACCAG TCCGACATCGTTCACCAGTCAGTCTACGAACTAGTGCATTCCGAGGACCGAGAAGAGTTGCAGAGACAGCTCATGTGGAATTCGGCCATACCCACGGAACCGGGGTCGCCGTCTCCGTCCATCACATTGCACGAGGCCTTGCACCCGGATAACTGCCGTCTGTTGCAACGTAGTTTCACCATCCGTTTCCGGTGTCTGTTGGACAACACTTCCGgttttttg AGACTAGACGTCCGCGGACGGATCAAAGTAATTCATGGCCAAAACCGCAAGTCAGACGAACCACCACCATTGGGCCTTTTCGCGCTTTGCACGCCGTTCGGCCCACCGTCTTTACTTGAAATACCGCACAAGGAAGTCATGTTTAAGagtaaacataaactagatctCAGCCTAGTGTCTATGGACCAAAG agGCAAGTTATTATTAGGTTATTGTGATTCCGAACTCGCTAATATGGGAGGATACGACTTAGTCCATTATGATGATTTAGCGTACGTCGCCAGTGCCCATCAAGAAC TGTTGAAGACTGGAGCATCAGGAATGATTGCATATAGGGTGCAGACCAAACCAGGCACGTGGCAATGGCTACAGACTAGTTCCAGACTGGTTTACAAAAACTCAAAACCTGACTTTGTGATAGGCACGCACAGGCCTTTAAT GGAAGAAGAAGGCCGCGATCTGTTGGGCAAGCGGACCATGGACTTTAAGGTGAGTTACTTGGACGCGGGACTGACGAACAGCTACTTCAGCGACTCGGAACAACTGTCCGGCTCGTTGACGACGTCCACCACAGCGGCGGCCACCGCCGGTTCCGGTACAACCGGGTCGGCTGGTCAAACGCAACCGTCGCAGCCTAGGCGCCGGTACAAAACGCACCTACGGGACTTTTTGTCGACATGCCGGACGAAGCGGAAATTATCGGCGAGCACCGCGACACCTGCACCAACGGTGGCGGCAACCGTGGCCGTCGAATATCCGGCGGCCGTCCAGGCGCCTTCGTTGCCTTCCGTACCGCCGCCGACCGCCGACGTCCTTTACACGAACCTAAACACGGCGGCGCTGTACTCGGCCGGACCGTACAACGGGGCAGTAGTCGCTGATAACGGTGGATACCATCAGTCAAATTTCCATCAGACCCTCTACGATACTCGAATACCATACCTGACGGCCACAGACAACCTGTTCCAGTATAG GCCTTTGGGCAACTATTACACCGAATACCACACACCGGCCACTACACCATACATGGGAAACGGGTTTTTGGACATAAGTCCCAGGGGACCCGTGCAGTGTGGTCTTCCCACATACGATCAGCTGACCACGGTGGCGACGGCGACTGTTGGTGGCAGAGAATGCAGTGACAAGCTATACGGATCGCCACCAGTGGTGTCGATGGATCACcagcaacaacagcagcagcacctacaccaccaccatcaccaccaccagCAGCAACAACATCAGCAGCAACAACATCAGCAGCAACAACAGAGCGGCGAAGACAACATAGGAAAATGTCATATGGACACCTccacggccgccgccgccggtctACCGTACCTGGTGCCATTGTGCGACGTTCAGTTCCGCACGAAGAGCTCCTCGCCACCGGTGCCGAATGGTCTGAAAATCGAAGACTCGAAATCCGAATACGGAATGCAATCGTCTGATTCGGACGTCCCCAGGCAAACGGTACTCATGTGGGGCACGTGTGTTGGGGActcttcgtcgtcgtcgccgcccaACCAATCGccgggcggcggcggcaacggtgttaataataataacggaggcggcggcggcggcgttggcGGCGGTGTTAACGGCAGTGGCAGTGGAACGGGAGGAGGTGGTGCTGGTTGTGCTAACGGTGGTGCTGGTGGTGGTGCCAGCGTTACTGGGAATGTAGGTAGTGGTAGTGCCGGTGGCGACGGTGGCGGTGATCCGAGGACGTCACCGCAGATCAACGGCCATCCACCGTCGCCGTACGCGCAGCGGAAGAAAATGTCACCACCCGCGCCGCAACAGCCACCAACCGGAAGTCCGTCCGACCAGCTTTGCAAGTCTCATCAACAAGCGGACATGCCAGACACACCGCCTAGTCCAACAGTGGCGGCTGCGGCGGCTGCAGCAGCGGCAGCCGCGTACGCTAACCACCATCACTACCATCACCAAAACCAGTATCATCACCACCATCATCAGCAGCATCATATGACCGGGGGCCCTGAG cagcagcaacaacaacaacaccacCAACAACAACACCACATCCACcaccaacagcagcagcagcagcaacaacaacaacaacaacagcagcagcagcagcagcagcaacagcaacagcagcagcagcagcagcagcatgGTCGATGCCTATCATCACGATCCGTACCACCACAACAACTACTATCATCTGTACAATCACACTGCTCACCACCAAACCGCTGTAATGCCGGCGCCGGCGCAGTACCCGAGTCCGTCTCAGTCACGGTTAAATCACAGGACTGCAGTCCTCTGTTGTCCATCTCGGAGGTAACCAACACGCTGTTAAACCAGTGA
- the LOC132941107 gene encoding aryl hydrocarbon receptor protein 1 isoform X3 — translation MAVAAVTAPPVQPVNPLSTVYATKRRRRNGKSVKTTPKDGGVGKSNPSKRHRERLNAELDTLANLLPFEHNILSKLDRLSILRLSVSYLRTKSYFQVTMHKSKEEQANVTSSQYQRSRTCPEPHHLYLDGDMFLQALNGFLVMLTCDGEVFFATHTIENYLGFHQSDIVHQSVYELVHSEDREELQRQLMWNSAIPTEPGSPSPSITLHEALHPDNCRLLQRSFTIRFRCLLDNTSGFLRLDVRGRIKVIHGQNRKSDEPPPLGLFALCTPFGPPSLLEIPHKEVMFKSKHKLDLSLVSMDQRGKLLLGYCDSELANMGGYDLVHYDDLAYVASAHQELLKTGASGMIAYRVQTKPGTWQWLQTSSRLVYKNSKPDFVIGTHRPLMEEEGRDLLGKRTMDFKVSYLDAGLTNSYFSDSEQLSGSLTTSTTAAATAGSGTTGSAGQTQPSQPRRRYKTHLRDFLSTCRTKRKLSASTATPAPTVAATVAVEYPAAVQAPSLPSVPPPTADVLYTNLNTAALYSAGPYNGAVVADNGGYHQSNFHQTLYDTRIPYLTATDNLFQYRPLGNYYTEYHTPATTPYMGNGFLDISPRGPVQCGLPTYDQLTTVATATVGGRECSDKLYGSPPVVSMDHQQQQQQHLHHHHHHHQQQQHQQQQHQQQQQSGEDNIGKCHMDTSTAAAAGLPYLVPLCDVQFRTKSSSPPVPNGLKIEDSKSEYGMQSSDSDVPRQTVLMWGTCVGDSSSSSPPNQSPGGGGNGVNNNNGGGGGGVGGGVNGSGSGTGGGGAGCANGGAGGGASVTGNVGSGSAGGDGGGDPRTSPQINGHPPSPYAQRKKMSPPAPQQPPTGSPSDQLCKSHQQADMPDTPPSPTVAAAAAAAAAAAYANHHHYHHQNQYHHHHHQQHHMTGGPEQQQQQQQHHQQQHHIHHQQQQQQQQQQQQQQQQQQQQQQQQQQQQQHGRCLSSRSVPPQQLLSSVQSHCSPPNRCNAGAGAVPESVSVTVKSQDCSPLLSISEVTNTLLNQ, via the exons tgtgAAGACGACGCCCAAAGACGGTGGCGTGGGAAAGAGTAACCCAAGCAAGCGGCACCGCGAACGGTTGAACGCCGAGCTGGACACGCTGGCCAACCTGTTGCCGTTCGAACACAACATATTATCCAAGTTGGACCGGCTGTCTATACTCCGGTTGTCCGTCAGCTACCTGCGTACCAAGAGCTATTTCCAAG ttactATGCACAAGTCCAAAGAAGAACAAGCCAATGTTACCAGCTCCCAGTACCAGCGTTCCAGGACGTGCCCGGAGCCACATCATTTGTACTTGGACGGAGACATGTTCCTACAA GCATTAAACGGCTTTTTGGTGATGCTCACCTGTGACGGGGAGGTTTTCTTTGCGACACATACCATAGAAAATTATCTTGGCTTCCACCAG TCCGACATCGTTCACCAGTCAGTCTACGAACTAGTGCATTCCGAGGACCGAGAAGAGTTGCAGAGACAGCTCATGTGGAATTCGGCCATACCCACGGAACCGGGGTCGCCGTCTCCGTCCATCACATTGCACGAGGCCTTGCACCCGGATAACTGCCGTCTGTTGCAACGTAGTTTCACCATCCGTTTCCGGTGTCTGTTGGACAACACTTCCGgttttttg AGACTAGACGTCCGCGGACGGATCAAAGTAATTCATGGCCAAAACCGCAAGTCAGACGAACCACCACCATTGGGCCTTTTCGCGCTTTGCACGCCGTTCGGCCCACCGTCTTTACTTGAAATACCGCACAAGGAAGTCATGTTTAAGagtaaacataaactagatctCAGCCTAGTGTCTATGGACCAAAG agGCAAGTTATTATTAGGTTATTGTGATTCCGAACTCGCTAATATGGGAGGATACGACTTAGTCCATTATGATGATTTAGCGTACGTCGCCAGTGCCCATCAAGAAC TGTTGAAGACTGGAGCATCAGGAATGATTGCATATAGGGTGCAGACCAAACCAGGCACGTGGCAATGGCTACAGACTAGTTCCAGACTGGTTTACAAAAACTCAAAACCTGACTTTGTGATAGGCACGCACAGGCCTTTAAT GGAAGAAGAAGGCCGCGATCTGTTGGGCAAGCGGACCATGGACTTTAAGGTGAGTTACTTGGACGCGGGACTGACGAACAGCTACTTCAGCGACTCGGAACAACTGTCCGGCTCGTTGACGACGTCCACCACAGCGGCGGCCACCGCCGGTTCCGGTACAACCGGGTCGGCTGGTCAAACGCAACCGTCGCAGCCTAGGCGCCGGTACAAAACGCACCTACGGGACTTTTTGTCGACATGCCGGACGAAGCGGAAATTATCGGCGAGCACCGCGACACCTGCACCAACGGTGGCGGCAACCGTGGCCGTCGAATATCCGGCGGCCGTCCAGGCGCCTTCGTTGCCTTCCGTACCGCCGCCGACCGCCGACGTCCTTTACACGAACCTAAACACGGCGGCGCTGTACTCGGCCGGACCGTACAACGGGGCAGTAGTCGCTGATAACGGTGGATACCATCAGTCAAATTTCCATCAGACCCTCTACGATACTCGAATACCATACCTGACGGCCACAGACAACCTGTTCCAGTATAG GCCTTTGGGCAACTATTACACCGAATACCACACACCGGCCACTACACCATACATGGGAAACGGGTTTTTGGACATAAGTCCCAGGGGACCCGTGCAGTGTGGTCTTCCCACATACGATCAGCTGACCACGGTGGCGACGGCGACTGTTGGTGGCAGAGAATGCAGTGACAAGCTATACGGATCGCCACCAGTGGTGTCGATGGATCACcagcaacaacagcagcagcacctacaccaccaccatcaccaccaccagCAGCAACAACATCAGCAGCAACAACATCAGCAGCAACAACAGAGCGGCGAAGACAACATAGGAAAATGTCATATGGACACCTccacggccgccgccgccggtctACCGTACCTGGTGCCATTGTGCGACGTTCAGTTCCGCACGAAGAGCTCCTCGCCACCGGTGCCGAATGGTCTGAAAATCGAAGACTCGAAATCCGAATACGGAATGCAATCGTCTGATTCGGACGTCCCCAGGCAAACGGTACTCATGTGGGGCACGTGTGTTGGGGActcttcgtcgtcgtcgccgcccaACCAATCGccgggcggcggcggcaacggtgttaataataataacggaggcggcggcggcggcgttggcGGCGGTGTTAACGGCAGTGGCAGTGGAACGGGAGGAGGTGGTGCTGGTTGTGCTAACGGTGGTGCTGGTGGTGGTGCCAGCGTTACTGGGAATGTAGGTAGTGGTAGTGCCGGTGGCGACGGTGGCGGTGATCCGAGGACGTCACCGCAGATCAACGGCCATCCACCGTCGCCGTACGCGCAGCGGAAGAAAATGTCACCACCCGCGCCGCAACAGCCACCAACCGGAAGTCCGTCCGACCAGCTTTGCAAGTCTCATCAACAAGCGGACATGCCAGACACACCGCCTAGTCCAACAGTGGCGGCTGCGGCGGCTGCAGCAGCGGCAGCCGCGTACGCTAACCACCATCACTACCATCACCAAAACCAGTATCATCACCACCATCATCAGCAGCATCATATGACCGGGGGCCCTGAG cagcagcagcaacaacaacaacaccacCAACAACAACACCACATCCACcaccaacagcagcagcagcagcaacaacaacaacaacaacagcagcagcagcagcagcagcaacagcaacagcagcagcagcagcagcagcatgGTCGATGCCTATCATCACGATCCGTACCACCACAACAACTACTATCATCTGTACAATCACACTGCTCACCACCAAACCGCTGTAATGCCGGCGCCGGCGCAGTACCCGAGTCCGTCTCAGTCACGGTTAAATCACAGGACTGCAGTCCTCTGTTGTCCATCTCGGAGGTAACCAACACGCTGTTAAACCAGTGA
- the LOC132941107 gene encoding aryl hydrocarbon receptor protein 1 isoform X5, with amino-acid sequence MAVAAVTAPPVQPVNPLSTVYATKRRRRNGKSVKTTPKDGGVGKSNPSKRHRERLNAELDTLANLLPFEHNILSKLDRLSILRLSVSYLRTKSYFQVTMHKSKEEQANVTSSQYQRSRTCPEPHHLYLDGDMFLQALNGFLVMLTCDGEVFFATHTIENYLGFHQSDIVHQSVYELVHSEDREELQRQLMWNSAIPTEPGSPSPSITLHEALHPDNCRLLQRSFTIRFRCLLDNTSGFLRLDVRGRIKVIHGQNRKSDEPPPLGLFALCTPFGPPSLLEIPHKEVMFKSKHKLDLSLVSMDQRGKLLLGYCDSELANMGGYDLVHYDDLAYVASAHQELLKTGASGMIAYRVQTKPGTWQWLQTSSRLVYKNSKPDFVIGTHRPLMEEEGRDLLGKRTMDFKVSYLDAGLTNSYFSDSEQLSGSLTTSTTAAATAGSGTTGSAGQTQPSQPRRRYKTHLRDFLSTCRTKRKLSASTATPAPTVAATVAVEYPAAVQAPSLPSVPPPTADVLYTNLNTAALYSAGPYNGAVVADNGGYHQSNFHQTLYDTRIPYLTATDNLFQYRPLGNYYTEYHTPATTPYMGNGFLDISPRGPVQCGLPTYDQLTTVATATVGGRECSDKLYGSPPVVSMDHQQQQQQHLHHHHHHHQQQQHQQQQHQQQQQSGEDNIGKCHMDTSTAAAAGLPYLVPLCDVQFRTKSSSPPVPNGLKIEDSKSEYGMQSSDSDVPRQTQQQQQQQHHQQQHHIHHQQQQQQQQQQQQQQQQQQQQQQQQQQQQQHGRCLSSRSVPPQQLLSSVQSHCSPPNRCNAGAGAVPESVSVTVKSQDCSPLLSISEVTNTLLNQ; translated from the exons tgtgAAGACGACGCCCAAAGACGGTGGCGTGGGAAAGAGTAACCCAAGCAAGCGGCACCGCGAACGGTTGAACGCCGAGCTGGACACGCTGGCCAACCTGTTGCCGTTCGAACACAACATATTATCCAAGTTGGACCGGCTGTCTATACTCCGGTTGTCCGTCAGCTACCTGCGTACCAAGAGCTATTTCCAAG ttactATGCACAAGTCCAAAGAAGAACAAGCCAATGTTACCAGCTCCCAGTACCAGCGTTCCAGGACGTGCCCGGAGCCACATCATTTGTACTTGGACGGAGACATGTTCCTACAA GCATTAAACGGCTTTTTGGTGATGCTCACCTGTGACGGGGAGGTTTTCTTTGCGACACATACCATAGAAAATTATCTTGGCTTCCACCAG TCCGACATCGTTCACCAGTCAGTCTACGAACTAGTGCATTCCGAGGACCGAGAAGAGTTGCAGAGACAGCTCATGTGGAATTCGGCCATACCCACGGAACCGGGGTCGCCGTCTCCGTCCATCACATTGCACGAGGCCTTGCACCCGGATAACTGCCGTCTGTTGCAACGTAGTTTCACCATCCGTTTCCGGTGTCTGTTGGACAACACTTCCGgttttttg AGACTAGACGTCCGCGGACGGATCAAAGTAATTCATGGCCAAAACCGCAAGTCAGACGAACCACCACCATTGGGCCTTTTCGCGCTTTGCACGCCGTTCGGCCCACCGTCTTTACTTGAAATACCGCACAAGGAAGTCATGTTTAAGagtaaacataaactagatctCAGCCTAGTGTCTATGGACCAAAG agGCAAGTTATTATTAGGTTATTGTGATTCCGAACTCGCTAATATGGGAGGATACGACTTAGTCCATTATGATGATTTAGCGTACGTCGCCAGTGCCCATCAAGAAC TGTTGAAGACTGGAGCATCAGGAATGATTGCATATAGGGTGCAGACCAAACCAGGCACGTGGCAATGGCTACAGACTAGTTCCAGACTGGTTTACAAAAACTCAAAACCTGACTTTGTGATAGGCACGCACAGGCCTTTAAT GGAAGAAGAAGGCCGCGATCTGTTGGGCAAGCGGACCATGGACTTTAAGGTGAGTTACTTGGACGCGGGACTGACGAACAGCTACTTCAGCGACTCGGAACAACTGTCCGGCTCGTTGACGACGTCCACCACAGCGGCGGCCACCGCCGGTTCCGGTACAACCGGGTCGGCTGGTCAAACGCAACCGTCGCAGCCTAGGCGCCGGTACAAAACGCACCTACGGGACTTTTTGTCGACATGCCGGACGAAGCGGAAATTATCGGCGAGCACCGCGACACCTGCACCAACGGTGGCGGCAACCGTGGCCGTCGAATATCCGGCGGCCGTCCAGGCGCCTTCGTTGCCTTCCGTACCGCCGCCGACCGCCGACGTCCTTTACACGAACCTAAACACGGCGGCGCTGTACTCGGCCGGACCGTACAACGGGGCAGTAGTCGCTGATAACGGTGGATACCATCAGTCAAATTTCCATCAGACCCTCTACGATACTCGAATACCATACCTGACGGCCACAGACAACCTGTTCCAGTATAG GCCTTTGGGCAACTATTACACCGAATACCACACACCGGCCACTACACCATACATGGGAAACGGGTTTTTGGACATAAGTCCCAGGGGACCCGTGCAGTGTGGTCTTCCCACATACGATCAGCTGACCACGGTGGCGACGGCGACTGTTGGTGGCAGAGAATGCAGTGACAAGCTATACGGATCGCCACCAGTGGTGTCGATGGATCACcagcaacaacagcagcagcacctacaccaccaccatcaccaccaccagCAGCAACAACATCAGCAGCAACAACATCAGCAGCAACAACAGAGCGGCGAAGACAACATAGGAAAATGTCATATGGACACCTccacggccgccgccgccggtctACCGTACCTGGTGCCATTGTGCGACGTTCAGTTCCGCACGAAGAGCTCCTCGCCACCGGTGCCGAATGGTCTGAAAATCGAAGACTCGAAATCCGAATACGGAATGCAATCGTCTGATTCGGACGTCCCCAGGCAAACG cagcagcagcaacaacaacaacaccacCAACAACAACACCACATCCACcaccaacagcagcagcagcagcaacaacaacaacaacaacagcagcagcagcagcagcagcaacagcaacagcagcagcagcagcagcagcatgGTCGATGCCTATCATCACGATCCGTACCACCACAACAACTACTATCATCTGTACAATCACACTGCTCACCACCAAACCGCTGTAATGCCGGCGCCGGCGCAGTACCCGAGTCCGTCTCAGTCACGGTTAAATCACAGGACTGCAGTCCTCTGTTGTCCATCTCGGAGGTAACCAACACGCTGTTAAACCAGTGA
- the LOC132941107 gene encoding aryl hydrocarbon receptor protein 1 isoform X6, whose protein sequence is MAVAAVTAPPVQPVNPLSTVYATKRRRRNGKSVKTTPKDGGVGKSNPSKRHRERLNAELDTLANLLPFEHNILSKLDRLSILRLSVSYLRTKSYFQVTMHKSKEEQANVTSSQYQRSRTCPEPHHLYLDGDMFLQALNGFLVMLTCDGEVFFATHTIENYLGFHQSDIVHQSVYELVHSEDREELQRQLMWNSAIPTEPGSPSPSITLHEALHPDNCRLLQRSFTIRFRCLLDNTSGFLRLDVRGRIKVIHGQNRKSDEPPPLGLFALCTPFGPPSLLEIPHKEVMFKSKHKLDLSLVSMDQRGKLLLGYCDSELANMGGYDLVHYDDLAYVASAHQELLKTGASGMIAYRVQTKPGTWQWLQTSSRLVYKNSKPDFVIGTHRPLMEEEGRDLLGKRTMDFKVSYLDAGLTNSYFSDSEQLSGSLTTSTTAAATAGSGTTGSAGQTQPSQPRRRYKTHLRDFLSTCRTKRKLSASTATPAPTVAATVAVEYPAAVQAPSLPSVPPPTADVLYTNLNTAALYSAGPYNGAVVADNGGYHQSNFHQTLYDTRIPYLTATDNLFQYRPLGNYYTEYHTPATTPYMGNGFLDISPRGPVQCGLPTYDQLTTVATATVGGRECSDKLYGSPPVVSMDHQQQQQQHLHHHHHHHQQQQHQQQQHQQQQQSGEDNIGKCHMDTSTAAAAGLPYLVPLCDVQFRTKSSSPPVPNGLKIEDSKSEYGMQSSDSDVPRQTQQQQQQHHQQQHHIHHQQQQQQQQQQQQQQQQQQQQQQQQQQQQQHGRCLSSRSVPPQQLLSSVQSHCSPPNRCNAGAGAVPESVSVTVKSQDCSPLLSISEVTNTLLNQ, encoded by the exons tgtgAAGACGACGCCCAAAGACGGTGGCGTGGGAAAGAGTAACCCAAGCAAGCGGCACCGCGAACGGTTGAACGCCGAGCTGGACACGCTGGCCAACCTGTTGCCGTTCGAACACAACATATTATCCAAGTTGGACCGGCTGTCTATACTCCGGTTGTCCGTCAGCTACCTGCGTACCAAGAGCTATTTCCAAG ttactATGCACAAGTCCAAAGAAGAACAAGCCAATGTTACCAGCTCCCAGTACCAGCGTTCCAGGACGTGCCCGGAGCCACATCATTTGTACTTGGACGGAGACATGTTCCTACAA GCATTAAACGGCTTTTTGGTGATGCTCACCTGTGACGGGGAGGTTTTCTTTGCGACACATACCATAGAAAATTATCTTGGCTTCCACCAG TCCGACATCGTTCACCAGTCAGTCTACGAACTAGTGCATTCCGAGGACCGAGAAGAGTTGCAGAGACAGCTCATGTGGAATTCGGCCATACCCACGGAACCGGGGTCGCCGTCTCCGTCCATCACATTGCACGAGGCCTTGCACCCGGATAACTGCCGTCTGTTGCAACGTAGTTTCACCATCCGTTTCCGGTGTCTGTTGGACAACACTTCCGgttttttg AGACTAGACGTCCGCGGACGGATCAAAGTAATTCATGGCCAAAACCGCAAGTCAGACGAACCACCACCATTGGGCCTTTTCGCGCTTTGCACGCCGTTCGGCCCACCGTCTTTACTTGAAATACCGCACAAGGAAGTCATGTTTAAGagtaaacataaactagatctCAGCCTAGTGTCTATGGACCAAAG agGCAAGTTATTATTAGGTTATTGTGATTCCGAACTCGCTAATATGGGAGGATACGACTTAGTCCATTATGATGATTTAGCGTACGTCGCCAGTGCCCATCAAGAAC TGTTGAAGACTGGAGCATCAGGAATGATTGCATATAGGGTGCAGACCAAACCAGGCACGTGGCAATGGCTACAGACTAGTTCCAGACTGGTTTACAAAAACTCAAAACCTGACTTTGTGATAGGCACGCACAGGCCTTTAAT GGAAGAAGAAGGCCGCGATCTGTTGGGCAAGCGGACCATGGACTTTAAGGTGAGTTACTTGGACGCGGGACTGACGAACAGCTACTTCAGCGACTCGGAACAACTGTCCGGCTCGTTGACGACGTCCACCACAGCGGCGGCCACCGCCGGTTCCGGTACAACCGGGTCGGCTGGTCAAACGCAACCGTCGCAGCCTAGGCGCCGGTACAAAACGCACCTACGGGACTTTTTGTCGACATGCCGGACGAAGCGGAAATTATCGGCGAGCACCGCGACACCTGCACCAACGGTGGCGGCAACCGTGGCCGTCGAATATCCGGCGGCCGTCCAGGCGCCTTCGTTGCCTTCCGTACCGCCGCCGACCGCCGACGTCCTTTACACGAACCTAAACACGGCGGCGCTGTACTCGGCCGGACCGTACAACGGGGCAGTAGTCGCTGATAACGGTGGATACCATCAGTCAAATTTCCATCAGACCCTCTACGATACTCGAATACCATACCTGACGGCCACAGACAACCTGTTCCAGTATAG GCCTTTGGGCAACTATTACACCGAATACCACACACCGGCCACTACACCATACATGGGAAACGGGTTTTTGGACATAAGTCCCAGGGGACCCGTGCAGTGTGGTCTTCCCACATACGATCAGCTGACCACGGTGGCGACGGCGACTGTTGGTGGCAGAGAATGCAGTGACAAGCTATACGGATCGCCACCAGTGGTGTCGATGGATCACcagcaacaacagcagcagcacctacaccaccaccatcaccaccaccagCAGCAACAACATCAGCAGCAACAACATCAGCAGCAACAACAGAGCGGCGAAGACAACATAGGAAAATGTCATATGGACACCTccacggccgccgccgccggtctACCGTACCTGGTGCCATTGTGCGACGTTCAGTTCCGCACGAAGAGCTCCTCGCCACCGGTGCCGAATGGTCTGAAAATCGAAGACTCGAAATCCGAATACGGAATGCAATCGTCTGATTCGGACGTCCCCAGGCAAACG cagcagcaacaacaacaacaccacCAACAACAACACCACATCCACcaccaacagcagcagcagcagcaacaacaacaacaacaacagcagcagcagcagcagcagcaacagcaacagcagcagcagcagcagcagcatgGTCGATGCCTATCATCACGATCCGTACCACCACAACAACTACTATCATCTGTACAATCACACTGCTCACCACCAAACCGCTGTAATGCCGGCGCCGGCGCAGTACCCGAGTCCGTCTCAGTCACGGTTAAATCACAGGACTGCAGTCCTCTGTTGTCCATCTCGGAGGTAACCAACACGCTGTTAAACCAGTGA